The region GAGTACCGCTAGTTCGCGCATGCAGCAGTTCAACCCGTCTCGCACCATAGACGCCAGGTCAGCGGGCACCTCCAGTTCGCCATCGGCGTTACGCAGCACCACTAAATTAGGTCCCTCAAAGGCTTCATCCAGCGCTGCCCGCCCCATATCTGCCATGTCTTGCGCCAAAGTCAGGCCAGACAAGCCGCTGGCTAGTTCCTGCAATTGCCTGGCACGCCGCGCATTCAGGCGGGCCATGTCGGTTTCACGGCGCAAACTCGCAGCAAGGTGACTGATGGTCAGAGCCACCAGCAGCATGGTGAACAAGGTGATCAAGTGCTCCCGGCTGTCCACCTCAAAGGTCCAGCGCGGCGGTACAAAAAAGAAGTTGAAGGCAACCACTGCACCGACTGCGCACACCACCGACTCGATCCAGCCCAAGGTGTAGGAAGCGATCACCACCGCCAGCACGTAAATCATGGCCTGGCTGGTCAGTGATACGTGGCGCTCCAACAGCAACCCGGTAGCCGTGGCCACGACCCACAACAAGGCCACAACACCCCAAGACTGGAGGGGATGCGGCAACACTGAAGAAGGGGCAGTTTTCATGATGTCGTCAGCGTATCACCACGTATATCAGGATTGCATAAGGAGTTTTTCACGGCTCACAGGCACGCTATTTGCGTAGGTATATAACGACAGCTGATTTTTTGAACTAGCGATACCCGGCGGATAACCCTCTGCCGATGGTGTAGCCAACAAGACAAACCAGCGTCGGTTTTCAAACAAAGCGTGTAACGAATGTCACACGCATGACCACTTGGAGAGTACAAATGGGCACATCGCTATTCATCAATACACCTAACGAAATTCGTCCAGACTGCCCTAATCGCCTGGGGTACGGCACGCGCTGGGAGGATGAATTGCCGCCAGCCCTGAAAGATCTGGTGGTGCCCCCTATCAGTTTTGATGTGTTCAAGGAATACGAGTTGCAGGCCGACCGCACCTGTGGATGTGATGCGACCAACCAACCCTGCTATTGCGCATTCCGGCTGATCCAGACGCAACTGCGCTCGGACGATGATGAAGTGTATTTTGAGGAGCCGGTGTATGCCGAGTCCATCACCTCCTGGCGCTTGCTTGACGAGCGTTGGTTGATCTGCCACACCACGGTGGCCAGTTTTGATGATGCGGCGGTTCAAACCCGGTTCTCGCTCAGCGATGCCATGCCGCGCTGAAGGGGACACTTTTTCATGCAAAAAGTGATGAATCACGACAAACCTGACACCTTGCAGGCCAACACGGCGACACACGCCGCCGTGCTGAATCGCCTATACGGGCACACCAACCAGTACATGGCTGGCCTTGAACAAGGCGACAACGGGGGTACCTTCGGTCAGGTTCATATCCGCCACCGCCGCATTGGTGACCATGGCGCTGATGGGCGAGCCGCCGGGCAGCATGATGTTCACCTGGCAGTTGACAGCACCTTTAACAAAGCTGCTGACCGTGCCATGCAACATGTTTCTGGCGCTGAATCGGTATTGCGGCGTACCGGCAAGCAAGGTTACCCATGGGGTTTTCACAACGGCGATGGCATCCGCACCCATGCCAAGCCCGAGCGATTTCACACTGCCCTCGGTCAGCATGGCCACGATTTTGTCCCCGCCCGAGGTGGTGATTTCAACTTCTGCGTTGATGGGCCCCTCTTTGAGTTCGGTGACCTTGCCTTTGAAAACGTTTCTTGCACTGATGCTCATGTTGAATTTCCTTGGTTGAGATGGAATGACTCTTTGTATAAGAGGCGGCCCGATCATGCTGAAAACCGTTCAGTCTTTACAACCACAGCGCACAGATGTGCCGAGCATTTTCAAATGCCCGACGCGAGCAAGGTGGTTTCGCCATGACCGTCAACGCCACCAAACTCACCGGCAAGCTGTTGATCGACACCGCCATGGGCAGCTTTCTGGGGGACAAGCGCATCCGTCTGCTGGAGGCCATCGATACAACCGGGTCCATCTCGCAGGCTGCCAAAGCGGTGCCGCTGTCCTACAAAGCGGCGTGGGACGCGGTGGATGACATGAACAACGTTGCGCCCGAACCGCTGGTGAACCGCGCCGTTGGAGGTCGCCACGGGGGGGGCACCGAGCTCACCGCCTTTGCCCGGCGACTGATTGCGTTTTACCGCGCGCTGGAGAAAGAGTCCCAGTTGGCCCTGGAGAAACTGACCCGCAATCTGGCGCAAAACGGTGTCTGTGATGTAGACGATTTTCGGCAAGTGTTAAGGAGAATGTCCATGAAAAGCAGTGCCCGCAATCAGTTCGCTGGCCCCGTGGTGGCCATCAAGGAGGGTGTGGTGGATGCCGAGATCAGCATTCAACTGGCACCTGAGCTGGTGTTGACCGCTATCGTGACCCGTGAATCGGCCGAGAACCTGGGGCTGGTCATGGGCCGTGATGTGCTGGCCTTTGTCAAGGCTTCATCGATTCTGCTGCTCACCGGTGACGACGGCCATATCTCGGCCCGCAACCGCTTCACCGGAGTCGTGACCCGACTTCATCAGGGGGCGGTGAATGCCGAGGTCACCCTGTCCATGCCGGGAAGCCAGCATGTGATCACCGCCGTGGTGACCGATGACAGTGTCAAGCGCATGGGCCTGGCCGTGGGCCAGCGCGTAACCGCTGTGTTCAAAGCCTCCAGCGTGTTTTTGGCCGCCATGGAGTAGTCCATTTTCTCCCATTCAGTTTTTCAAAAGGAGTTAGTCATGAAACCTTCGCGTCTTATTTCCACCTTGTTGGTGGCCCTGGTGGCCACCGTGTCCAATGCACAAGCCGATGAGATTTCGGTAGCCGTGGCTGCCAACTTCACCGCACCCATGAAGCAGATCGCCGAGGTTTTCGAGAAAGAGACGGGTCACAAAATTCAGGCTGCATTTGGAGCCACGGGCAAGTTTTATGCACAAATCAAAAATGGTGCCCCTTTTGATGTGCTGCTGGCTGCAGATGACGAGACACCCACCAAGCTGGTGAAAGAAAACGCCGCCGTGGCTGGCAGCCAGTTCACCTACGCCATGGGCAAACTGGTGCTGTGGTCGGTCAAACCAGCCATCGTTGACCAGGCGGGTGAGGTTCTGAAAAAGGGGGGCTTTGACCATATCGCCTTCGCAAACCCCAAACTGGCCCCTTATGGCGCTGCGGCGGTAGAGACCCTGAAGTCCATGGGGGTGTATGACACGCTGCAGCCCAAAGTGGTCACCGGCGAAAGCATTGCACAGACTTACCAGTTTGTCAGCTCTGGTAATGCGCTGCTGGGCTTTGTGGCCCTGTCACAGGTACTGAAGGACGGAAAAATCGAGGGTTCCTCCTGGGTCGTTCCTGCCAAGCTGTACAGCCCGATTCGTCAGGATGCGGTCATTCTGGAAAAAGGCAAGGGCAAACCGGCGGCTGAAGCCCTGATGAAATTCCTCAAAGCGGACAAGGCCAAAGCCATCATCCAATCCTACGGCTACGAATTGTCATAACAGGCACGGAAATGGCTTGGTGTTTCACACGATTCACTTCACCGGACGCTTGATCATGAAAATTGCTGTTGCCACCAAAGACAACTGGACTCAGGTTTCGGGGCACGCGGGTCAGACCCGCCACTGGCTGGTATTTGACTGCCAGCCAGGTGCTCCGCTGCCCGCGCCCGTGCGCATTGAGCTCAGCAAAGAACAATTGCCACACCACTTCAAAGACGACAGCCCGCATCCGCTGCATGGGGTGGAGATCATGGTGACCGCCAGTGCCGGCACTGGCTACATGCGGCACATGGAAAGCTGGGGTGCCCAGGTGTTGCTGACGGGGGAAACCGACCCGGTGATGGCCTTGAACAAGATCCTGTCAGGCGAGGCGCTGGCAGACCCCCGCTTTGATGTCACCACCACGCTATGCAAATTACGCGACCTGTTTTCGCGCCATTGACATGTCCATTCTGAACACTTTCCAACTGTGGGCTTTGCTCGACGACGATGTGCCTTGTGGTGACCTCACCACCCAGGCGCTGGGCATCGGGCTGCAACCTGCACAGCTTGAGTTCCGTGCCCGGCAGCCCATGACGGTGTGCGCCATCGAAGAGGCGGTTGGTCTGTTTGCGCTGGCGGGTGCCCAGGCACAGTGGCTCGTCCGCTCGGGAACACCGGTAGAGGCGGGTGATTTGCTGCTGCAGGCGCAAGGCTCCGCAGCCAGTTTGCATCGCGCCTGGAAAAGCGCCCAGACGCTGGTGGAATGGGCCAGTGGCTTGTCCAGCGCTACGGCCGCCATCGTCGCTGCTGCCAATGGGGTGGCGGTGGCCTGCACGCGCAAAAATGTGCCCGGCACCAAAGCGCTTTCCGCCAAGGCCGTGCGCGCTGGTGGCGGCATCATGCACCGGCTGGGGCTGTCTGAATCGCTGCTGGTTTTTGCTGAACACCGGCTCTTTCTGGGTGAATCCCCGGCGCAAACGATTCAGCGCTTGCGCCAAGCAGAGCCGGAGAAAAAAATGGTGGTCGAGGTGGCGAGTGTGGAAGAAGCCCTGCTGTGGGCTGACGCGGGCTGTGATGTGCTGCAACTGGAAAAATTCACACCCGACACCGTGGCCACCTGCCGCCAGGCCATTCACCGCCATGAGGCCCCACGCCGTCCACTGCTTGCCGCTGCCGGCGGTATTCGCGCGGACAACGCCGCTGCTTATGTGGCTGCCGGGGCCGATTTTCTGGTGACCTCCTCACCCTACACCGCCCCACCCAAAGATGTGCAAGTAAATTTCGGGAGAGTCTTATGAACCCATCCCACGATTGCCGTGCATTGTTGCTTGAAGAACTGCTGAGAAGGCCTGTCGATGCCACGGCCCGGGCCGACCCGTTGCGCCCGATCCTGGCCAGTTTGCTGGCCGGGCGCTCACTGCAGCAAGGGGTGTTAACCGCCACGCTGGGCTTGCCAGAAGCGTTTTTTCAGTCACTCTGGTGCGACTACTTTCCAGGTGCCCACCTCAATCTGCAGGATGGCCCCGGTGAACACATTGTCGAGCTGGAAGATCTGCTGAATTTGCTGCTGGAATACCGTGCCGGGGCTCGGGAATCCGAGGTCTGGCTGGCCCACATCGTGGCCTACAGCTGCTGTGGCCGCAACCACCTGTGGCAAGACCTGGGCCTGGCCAACCGGGGTGAACTCTCCACCCTGATGACCGTCGCCTTTCCTGCTCTGGCGACTTTGAATGTGGGCGATATGAAGTGGAAGAAGTTCATCTACCGCCACTACTGCGCCCGTGAAGGCATTTACGTGTGCCCGGCACCGTCATGCGGCGAATGTGCCGATCACGCCAAGTGTTTTTCGCCCGAGGTGTAGCAGGGGTATCCCCACACACACCGTTGTCACACCACCGCCACTTCGCCTTTTTCAAGGACTTCGCCATGCCATCTTCCCGCCTGTTATCCCTGTTGCTCGCCAGCCTGATGGGCTGCTGTGCCACGCTGTCGTATGCCGATGAAGTCTCGGTGGCAGTGGCGGCCAACTTCACCGGCCCGATGGAAAAAATCGCTCCTGCATTTGAGAAGGCCACCGGCCACAAGGCGTTGGTGGCCTACGGCACGGTGGGCAAGTTCTACGCCCAGATCAAAAACGGCGCACCGTTTGAGGTACTGGTCTCCGCCGATGACGAAACCCCGATCCGGCTGGAAAAAGACGGCCTGGCCGAGGCCCCCAGCCGTTTCACCTACGCCATCGGCAAGCTGGTGTTGTGGAGCGCCAAGCCAGGGCTGGTGGATGACAGGGGTGAGGTGCTCAAGCGTGGTGGTTTTCAGCGTCTGGCCATCGCCAACCCCAAGGTCGCGGTGTACGGAGCGGCCGCCGTGGAGGCCATGAAAAAACTGGGCGTGGACGCGGCGTTGGAGTCCAGGCTGGTCTATGGTGAAAACATCACCCAAACCTACCAGTTCGCCGCCACCGGCAATGCCGACCTGGGTTTTGTCGCCTTGTCACAAATCTACAAAAATGGCCAATACGCACCCGGTTCGTACTGGCTGGTGCCGCCTACGCTGTACCCGCAGATTCGTCAAGACGCGGTGTTGCTGTGGCGTGGCAAGGCCAATGTTGCGGCCACCGCGTTTTTGGCCTACCTGAAAAGTGATGCCGCCAAACAGGTGATCAGCGCCTACGGCTATGAGTTTTGAGACCAGGAGCGTGCCATGTTGTTGAATCACGGTGACCTTCAAGCCATCTGGCTGACGGTGCGCCTGGCCAGCATCGTGACGCTGATCCTGCTGCTGGTGGGTACACCTATCGCCTGGTGGCTGGCACGCAGCAAGGCGTGGTGGAAAGGGCCGGTGGGTGCGGTCGTAGCTTTGCCGCTGGTGTTGCCGCCTTCGGTGCTGGGCTTTTACCTGCTGCTGGCGATGGGGCCGAACGGCCCGGTGGGGCAGATCACTCAGACATTGGGCATCGGGCTGTTGCCTTTTACCTTCTGGGGGCTGGTGCTGGCCTCGGTGTTTTATTCGCTGCCCTTCATGGTGCAGCCCTTGCAGAACGCCTTTGAGGCCATGGGTGAGCGTCCGCTGGAAGTTGCGGCCACCTTGCGAGCCTCACCACTGGATGCGTTTTTTACCGTGGCGGTACCGCTGGCTCTGCCGGGTTTTCTGACAGCAGCCATCCTCACCTTCGCCCACACCGTGGGTGAATTTGGCGTGGTGCTGATGATTGGTGGCAATATTCCGGGCGAAACCCGCGTGGCTTCAGTGCAAATTTACGACCATGTGGAGGCTATGGAGTACATGCAAGCGCATCGCCTGTCTGCCGTGATGCTGGTGTTCTCTTTCCTGGTGCTGCTGGCACTGTACGCTTGGCGGCCTAGTCCGAAGAAAGGGGCCTGACGTGAGTGGTATTCAAGCCTGTTTCAAACTCGGTTGGCCGGGCTTCACGCTGGATGTGGATCTGGATTTACCCGCGCGTGGGGTCACCGCCCTGTTTGGTCACTCGGGCTCTGGCAAAACCACACTCTTGCGCTGTGTGGCCGGGCTGGAGCGTGCACCGCAAGGCCAACTCACTGTCCATGGTGAGGTCTGGCAGGACGATGGCAAGAGTGGCCGCCATTGGTTGCCCACACACCAGCGGCCTTTGGGTTACGTGTTTCAGGAAGCCAGCCTGTTCCCGCACCTGACGGTGCTGGGCAACCTGCGCTACGGCCTGAAGCGCACCTCTGATGCGCAGCGCGTCAGCCTGGATCAGGCAATCACCCTGCTGGGTATTGACCCTCTGCTGGCGCGTAAACCGGATCAGCTTTCTGGTGGCGAACGTCAACGCGTGGGTATGGCACGTGCCCTGGCCTTGAGTCCGCGCCTGCTGCTGATGGATGAACCGTTGGCGGCACTGGACCTCAAACGCAAGGAAGAAATCCTGCCCTACCTGGAGCGCCTGCATGCCGAGCTGGACATTCCCGTGCTTTACGTCAGCCATTCCCCCGATGAAGTGGCGCGGCTGGCCGACCACATTGTGGTTATGGAGGCTGGCCGTGCGGTGGCCGCCGGGCCTTTGACCGACACCCTGGCGCGCCTGGATTTGCCAATTCAGTTGGGTGAGGACGTGGGTGTGGTGCTGGATGCGGTGGTGGTTGAGCGTGATCTGGCCTGGCACCTGGCCCGTGTCGAGTTTCAAGGTGGCAGCCTGTGGGTACGCGACGGTGGCCATGCCGTCGGCCACCGGGTGCGGGTGCGTATTCTGGCGCGGGATGTCAGTATTGCGCTGGAGAAAGTGGATGGCATCAGCATCCAGAATTGCCTGAGCGCCACCGTGGAGGATATGGCCGGTGACCACCATCCGGCCTTGTCTCTGATGCGGCTCAAGGTGGGTGCATCACCCTTGCTTGCACGGTTGACGCAGCGTTCAGCCGCAGGCTTGGGTTTGGCACCGGGTAAGGCGGTTTGGGTGCAGATCAAGGCGGTGGCGTTGATTGGGTAGAGTGTGTGGTTGGGACAACGGCACAAAAAATCCTCAAAACCACACCGACATGCCAAACCGGCATACTTGTACGATCTCCTTATGGTGTCTTCCGCACCGCGAAAGCCTCTCATGACTGACCGTAGCGCAACCCCTTCTTCTGCCATGCCTTCCATGACCACAGGCTGGGCGCAGTTCGCCCGCCTGTTGCACAAAGCACCCCCCCGGCTCAATCTGGCGTTGCAAGGTGGGGGTGCACACGGGGCTTTTACTTGGGGCGTTTTGGATGCCCTGCTGCAATCGGAGTTGGAATTTGAGGGCTTGAGCGGCAGCAGTGCCGGGGCCATGAATGCCGTGGTGTTTGCCGATGGCTGGTTGAAGGGCGGCCGCCTGGGGGCTGCCCAGGCACTGGCAGAGTTCTGGACCGAAGTCGGGCGACAAATGCCTTGGGCACCCATGACACGCGGGCAGGACGATGTCATCAACCTGCCCCCCGCCACCAAACTGGTGGCCCACTGGGTCGGGTGTTTTTCGCCCATGCAATTGAACCCTTTTGATCTGAACCCACTGCGTGATTTGCTCAAGCGCCAAATTGACTTTGTGGGCCTGCGTCAGCACAGCCCTTTCAAGCTGTTTGTGGGGGCGACGCAGGCCAACACCGGCAAGCTGCGGGTGTTTCGGGAATCCGAGCTGACTCTGGACATGCTGCTGGCATCGGCCTGTTTGCCCAAAATCCATCACTCGTTGGAAGTTGAGGGTGAGCCCTATTGGGATGGTGGCTACTGCGCCAACCCGGCCGTGTTCCCGTTGTTTTATGACTGTGTGTCACGCGATGTGATGTTGGTGCTGCTGAGCCCGCTGCGGCACAAAGGTACACCGCACACGGCGCAGGAAATTGACACACGTATTGCCGAGCTGGGGTTCAGCGCCCACTTCATGCGTGAAATGCACATGTTTGCGCACGCAACGGCGTTTGCCAGCCACCCCTTCATTCGCTGGGGTCGACTGGAGCGCCGTTTGCACAACATGCGCTTTCACATGGTTGATGCCAGCGGCTTGGCCAACCTGGAGCGCAGTGACACCAAGCTGCTGGCCCATGGGCCCTTTCTGGCGCTGCTGCGGGAGCAGGGCCAGAAACGCTGCAGCGATTGGCTGGCGCAACATGCATCAGCCGTTGGGCAGCACGCTACGCTGGACGTGCAAGCTTGTTTTGCCTGAGGCACATGCCGGTCTGTCCCCGGCTTGATCCAGGGTGCCAATGAGCACCTGTTTGCAGGATTTGAGGTAGCTGAGCAGCCATGCACCTTGTGGAGTCAGTGTTTGAGCGTATTTTTAATGCCAAATAGGCCTGTAGACCTTGTATTTAAAGCGCAAGCAGCTATTTTTTTGATATCAAACACCGCAGCATTTCTTGTATTTTTTGCCGCTGCCACAGGTGCACGGATCATTGCGCCCCGGCACTGCGGCTTTGTGCACGGTCTCGATTCGCGGGCCCAGACTGCACCACATCTCCCGCATGTTGTACACCGCCCAGAGGGCATCTCCAAAAGCCTTCATGCGTTGGGTGCTCACCGTGAGTGGGCCGTGGTCATCCGTAAAAGGGGACAGGGTGGGTGCATCGTTGTCGTCTGCCGTCAGGGCGGCGACAAACTCCAGCGCTGCCGTACGCCACTTGAGGGCTTCCTTGTTGCGTGGGCCGGCCCACTCTTCGGGCCAGGCCGCCACGGCCGCCATGAAACCTTGCGCCCAGCGCTGACCAAATGACGCGGCCTGCTGCCCCGCCAAGGCGGCCTGTTCTGGCCCGGACAAGGCCGCTTGTTCCGCGCGTGCGTCCACCACTTCGGGCTGGTAGGCCTGCGCATCATCCAGTGCGCTGATTTTGCAGTCCAGCGCCTGGGCCACCTGCTGCCAGCGGCGTGACCACAAGCGCATGAAGTGTTGCTGCTGAACCGCATTGGCAAAAGGGGTGACCAGCAACACCGGCAGGTACTCCTCGGGGGCGATCTGGCGGCGGCAGCAAATCAGTGCCACCATGAAGCCTTCACAAAATTCCCAGACGGGAATACGCTCGTCGCGGGCACGCAAATAGGCCAGGATGGCTCCCAGCTCGGCAAACTCGTCGGCGCTCAAGGGCTCAGGGGTCTCCAAGGGCGGCGTGTCCAGAGGTGCGGCATTTGCGGGGAAGGATTCTTGGTTCATGGCAGACCTATGTTGAAGGCCCGATGACATGCAATATTTACGCCACCACTGGCCTGGTGAATACGGCAGGATGTTGTGGTGCCACCGCATCACCCGCGCGCTGGAATCTGCGCGGTTTGAAATAGGGGTTGAGTTTCAGCATCATTGGGGTATGCTGCAAATCGAATAAAACAAAAGTTGTTGAGAAAAATCGATGTTTTCCTTTTTGAGTCGATTAAGTGTGCGTAACCGCATCTGGGCCATTGTGGCCATGCTGATTTGCGGCATCGTGGTGGGCGAAGTGATTGACATGTTTCGGCTGCGCGAGGTGCTTTGGCGCGAGAAAGAGGAGAAAACCCGGCAACTGGTGGAAACCGGGTTCAGCGTGCTGACCCACTTCCATCAGCTGCAACAAGCGGGTGAGCTCTCGCAAGTAGCGGCCCAGGCGGCGGCCATCAGCACCATCAAAGCCTTGCGCTACAACAAAACCGAGTACTTCTGGCTCAGTGACCTGGGAACGCCGTTTCCCAAAATCATCATGCATCCCACCATGCCCGCCCTTGACGGGCATTTGCTGGACTTGCCTCAGTTTGATAGCGTCACCAGCCTGCGGGCTGGCACCGAGGGGCCTTTCACCGTCACCAATGGAAATAAAAATATCGGGGTTGCGTTTGCCGAAGTGGTCAACCAGGGTGGACAGGGTTACGTCGTCTATGACTGGCAAAAGCCCAAAGCTGGCTCCGGTGTCACGGAACAACTTTATCCCAAGCTGTCCTATGTCAAGAAATTTGCTCCCTGGGGCTGGGTGATTGGCTCGGGTGTCTATGTGGATGATGTGGATGCCACCATTCGCCAACAGCTTGAGCACAATGTCATGATGTTGGCGGGAATTGGTACGCTGCTGCTGCTGTTTGCTGCGCTGATTGCACGCAGCATTACCCAGCCCTTGCGCCTGGCGGTGGATGTCATGCGCACCGTCGACCTCGGTGCAGGCCGTGTGGTGCAGCGTTTGCCGGTCGTGGGACGCAGCGAATTTGCCGAGATGGCCACGGGTTTCAACGACATGCTGGAACAACTGCAGCTGCGTGATGCCAAGCTGGCGCAACACCAGGAGTTTCTGGAAACCGAGGTTGCGCACCGCACACTTGAGCTGCGTGACACCAACGCACAGTTGCAGCAAGAACTCATTGAGCACCGGCAGGCCGATCTACTGATCCAGGAAAGCCGCATTCGGATGCGCGCCTTGCTGGATGCCACCAGCGAGTCGGTGCTGCTGCTTGACCCCCAAGGGCATATTCTGGCCATCAATGCCTTTGGAGCCCAGCGCTTCGGCCAGGTGCCCGAGGCCATCACCGGCAAGAATTTCTACGAACTTTTGCCGCCTGACCTGGCCGTCAAGCGGCGCGCGCTGGTGGAACAAGTGGTCAGTACCGGCGAGCCCCTGCATTCGCAGGACCGGCGCGGGGCGATCTTTTTCAACAACAGCATTTACCCGGTCAAAGACACGTCCGGTGCTGTGGAAAGTATCGCCGTGTACGCCAAGGATGTCACTGAACAGCACTGTGCCAAGGAGGTGGACGATATTTTCCGCAACTTGGATGCGGTGTTGCTGAAGTGGCGAATGAACCTGGAATCCATCGCCCAGATATTCTGCGATGCCATCCTGCCGGTCTTTGATCTTGCGGCGGCCTGGATTGGCCGGGCAGAAAAGGACGGACAACTCACCTGGCTGGCCAGTGCCGAGGGCTCTGACAAAGGCTTCTTCACGTCCTTGCGGGAAAACCGCCGACGCTGGGACGGTGACCCCACCTGCTGCCTGCCTGCCGGTGCGGTGATCCGTAGCGGGCAATGGCAAATGGTGACCCTGAATGGCCCGCAATGCCAGTCTTGTACCGAGGTGAACCAGACCGTCAGCCCCCGGGCGGTGATTGTTCTGCCCCTGACCTTGCGGGGTGAAACCTGGGGCGTGCTGACACTTTACGGGCGTGATGCGCGCCAGTTTGAAGGCTGGCAATTGCCGCAGCGTCTGGCCGCCATTGCGGTTCGGCTGGGCACAACGCTTGAGTCTGCAATGCAACAGGAATGGCTGACCTTGCTGGATGCGGCCCTGGCCGGTGTCGACAATGCCGTGCTGATCACCGATGCCAATGCCAGCATTCTCTGGAACAACCGATCTTTTGCCCAGCTGTCAGGTTATACGAGCCAGGAGATTCTGGGGAAAACCCCCAAAATGTTCAGTTCTGGATGCCAGGATGCTGATTTCTTCCAGCGTTTCTGGCAGACCATCAGCAGCGGCAAAACCTGGCATGGCGAGATAGTGAATGCCCACCGGGATGGTAGTACCTACACGGTCAACCAGACGGTGACCCCTTTGCTCAATACCAACGGTCAAGTGAGCCATTACGTCGCCATTCTGGAAGACATCACCCAGCGCAAGGCGGCGGAAGAGCGCGTTCAGCACACTGCCCAATTTGATCTGCTCACCGACTTGCCCAATCGGGGGCTCTTTTTCGACCGCCTGGGGCAGGCCATGAACCTGGGGCAGCGGGATGGATCATCTGGTGCCTTGATGTTCCTGGATCTGGATCATTTCAAGGAGGTGAATGATCAGCTGGGCCACGGTGCGGGG is a window of Rhodoferax lithotrophicus DNA encoding:
- a CDS encoding YecA family protein — its product is MNQESFPANAAPLDTPPLETPEPLSADEFAELGAILAYLRARDERIPVWEFCEGFMVALICCRRQIAPEEYLPVLLVTPFANAVQQQHFMRLWSRRWQQVAQALDCKISALDDAQAYQPEVVDARAEQAALSGPEQAALAGQQAASFGQRWAQGFMAAVAAWPEEWAGPRNKEALKWRTAALEFVAALTADDNDAPTLSPFTDDHGPLTVSTQRMKAFGDALWAVYNMREMWCSLGPRIETVHKAAVPGRNDPCTCGSGKKYKKCCGV
- a CDS encoding diguanylate cyclase domain-containing protein, which produces MFSFLSRLSVRNRIWAIVAMLICGIVVGEVIDMFRLREVLWREKEEKTRQLVETGFSVLTHFHQLQQAGELSQVAAQAAAISTIKALRYNKTEYFWLSDLGTPFPKIIMHPTMPALDGHLLDLPQFDSVTSLRAGTEGPFTVTNGNKNIGVAFAEVVNQGGQGYVVYDWQKPKAGSGVTEQLYPKLSYVKKFAPWGWVIGSGVYVDDVDATIRQQLEHNVMMLAGIGTLLLLFAALIARSITQPLRLAVDVMRTVDLGAGRVVQRLPVVGRSEFAEMATGFNDMLEQLQLRDAKLAQHQEFLETEVAHRTLELRDTNAQLQQELIEHRQADLLIQESRIRMRALLDATSESVLLLDPQGHILAINAFGAQRFGQVPEAITGKNFYELLPPDLAVKRRALVEQVVSTGEPLHSQDRRGAIFFNNSIYPVKDTSGAVESIAVYAKDVTEQHCAKEVDDIFRNLDAVLLKWRMNLESIAQIFCDAILPVFDLAAAWIGRAEKDGQLTWLASAEGSDKGFFTSLRENRRRWDGDPTCCLPAGAVIRSGQWQMVTLNGPQCQSCTEVNQTVSPRAVIVLPLTLRGETWGVLTLYGRDARQFEGWQLPQRLAAIAVRLGTTLESAMQQEWLTLLDAALAGVDNAVLITDANASILWNNRSFAQLSGYTSQEILGKTPKMFSSGCQDADFFQRFWQTISSGKTWHGEIVNAHRDGSTYTVNQTVTPLLNTNGQVSHYVAILEDITQRKAAEERVQHTAQFDLLTDLPNRGLFFDRLGQAMNLGQRDGSSGALMFLDLDHFKEVNDQLGHGAGDVVLMAVAKRLREQVRQSDTVARLGGDEFTVILPSLRDRHDAVRVANNIIAAIGQPIELDGTQARVGITIGIALFPQHGHTVEQVLKAADDAMYRAKDAGRNCYAFAVEEVLPQSSP